From the Cucurbita pepo subsp. pepo cultivar mu-cu-16 chromosome LG05, ASM280686v2, whole genome shotgun sequence genome, one window contains:
- the LOC111795506 gene encoding protein RESPONSE TO LOW SULFUR 2-like, with the protein MGILKTIKQDVGSDLAIRRRNEELEKELQASREREQVMRQQLQRACERLKVAEEAEERLSSQLGELEAEALTQARDYHHQIAALMNQLSQAQKLLQIRLQQPQLQSASV; encoded by the coding sequence ATGGGGATTCTGAAAACGATCAAGCAAGACGTCGGATCCGATCTCGCCATCAGGCGGAGGAACGAGGAGCTCGAGAAGGAGCTTCAGGCGAGCCGCGAAAGAGAGCAGGTGATGCGGCAGCAGCTACAAAGAGCCTGCGAGAGGCTCAAGGTCGCCGAGGAGGCCGAAGAGAGGCTCTCCTCTCAACTCGGAGAACTCGAGGCGGAGGCGCTCACGCAGGCCCGCGATTACCACCACCAAATCGCGGCGTTGATGAACCAGCTCTCGCAGGCTCAGAAATTGCTGCAGATCCGACTGCAACAACCGCAACTCCAATCTGCCTCTGTCTAG